In the Deltaproteobacteria bacterium genome, one interval contains:
- the recG gene encoding ATP-dependent DNA helicase RecG, which produces MLPVKASGRDPLQTPVQYVKGVGPYISSLLAKKGVSQVSDLFYYFPLRYLDRSKIDSIRKLQPGKEKCIVGQVVGMGTRTMGRRQRKICEMVISDDTGVALVVWFHFNEKYLQKKYPAGKKLLIFGECQFFGAQKQFVHPDIEEWDEDETASKASERGRLHPALPVEGALPAPMMIPVYPLTEGLYQKTIRKIVFNALDGYLDYLEETPLTVRAEGKTPMSLKESIEKIHRPPTDADISALNNQQSLWHQRVIYDELFFLQLGLGLKKQGYKKEKGILFAPSKTLKVGALGLIPFDLTNAQMRVLGEIEADFLKPEPMNRLLQGDVGCGKTLVAFLASLVACENGYQSVLMAPTEILAGQHYVNLKKVADPLDVRIALLMGSTPKGEREEILKELASGRIRIIFGTHALIQEGVEFHRLGFIVIDEQHRFGVRQRAALKGKGRGDFSPHILVMTATPIPRTLAMSVYGDLDISIIDELPSGRKPITTYLFNEKMRPRAYDLIRRELECGGQVYFVYPLIEESEKVDLKNAVEMAESLKAVFSDHTVGLLHGRMNPAEKEGIMDRFKKNEVQILVSTTVIEVGVDVPNATVMVVEHAERFGLSQLHQLRGRVGRGGEQSYCLLIAGYAQSEETRYRLKAMEETNDGFKIAEEDLKIRGPGDYLGTRQSGLPEFRLAHLIRDGHLLNAARKRAFQIIEEDPGLEKDEHRLLKKILAQRWEGKLELADVS; this is translated from the coding sequence ATGCTTCCGGTAAAGGCTTCCGGGCGCGATCCCCTCCAAACCCCGGTGCAATACGTCAAAGGGGTCGGCCCCTACATCAGCTCCCTCTTGGCCAAAAAAGGGGTAAGCCAGGTTTCCGACCTCTTTTATTATTTTCCCCTCCGCTACCTCGACCGAAGCAAGATCGATTCCATCCGCAAACTTCAACCGGGAAAAGAAAAGTGCATTGTCGGTCAGGTGGTCGGCATGGGTACCCGTACCATGGGGCGGAGGCAAAGAAAAATTTGTGAAATGGTGATCTCCGATGATACCGGCGTGGCGCTGGTCGTCTGGTTCCATTTCAACGAAAAATACCTTCAAAAAAAATATCCGGCGGGGAAAAAACTGCTGATCTTCGGCGAATGCCAGTTTTTCGGGGCTCAAAAACAGTTTGTCCATCCTGACATCGAAGAATGGGATGAAGATGAAACAGCGAGCAAAGCGAGCGAGAGGGGGAGGCTCCATCCGGCTTTGCCGGTGGAGGGGGCTTTGCCTGCCCCCATGATGATCCCTGTCTATCCGCTCACCGAGGGGCTTTACCAGAAAACGATCCGGAAGATTGTTTTTAACGCCCTCGACGGCTACCTTGATTATCTCGAAGAAACGCCGCTTACGGTGCGTGCCGAGGGAAAAACGCCCATGAGCCTGAAAGAATCGATCGAAAAAATTCACCGGCCGCCGACGGACGCCGATATTTCGGCTCTCAATAATCAGCAGAGCCTCTGGCATCAGCGGGTGATCTACGACGAACTTTTTTTTCTTCAACTGGGGTTGGGGTTGAAAAAACAGGGGTATAAGAAAGAAAAGGGGATTTTGTTCGCCCCGTCGAAAACCCTTAAAGTCGGGGCCCTCGGGCTGATTCCTTTTGATCTGACCAACGCGCAGATGCGGGTTTTGGGTGAAATCGAGGCCGACTTTTTAAAACCGGAACCGATGAACCGTCTTTTGCAGGGGGATGTCGGGTGCGGGAAAACGCTGGTCGCTTTTTTGGCCTCTCTGGTTGCCTGTGAGAACGGCTATCAGTCGGTCCTCATGGCCCCCACCGAGATTCTCGCCGGGCAGCACTATGTCAATTTAAAAAAGGTCGCCGATCCCTTGGATGTCAGGATCGCCCTGTTGATGGGCTCGACGCCGAAAGGGGAGCGTGAGGAGATATTGAAGGAGTTGGCCTCCGGCAGAATCCGGATTATTTTTGGAACCCATGCCCTGATTCAGGAGGGGGTTGAATTTCATCGTCTCGGATTTATCGTGATCGATGAGCAACATCGGTTTGGGGTAAGGCAGAGGGCCGCGTTAAAAGGAAAAGGGAGGGGCGATTTTTCTCCTCATATTCTCGTGATGACGGCGACGCCGATTCCGAGGACGCTCGCCATGAGCGTCTACGGCGATCTGGATATTTCCATCATCGACGAACTGCCCTCCGGGCGAAAGCCGATCACGACTTATCTTTTCAACGAAAAGATGCGGCCTCGCGCCTACGATCTGATCCGCCGCGAACTGGAATGCGGGGGGCAGGTCTATTTTGTCTACCCGTTGATTGAAGAGAGTGAAAAGGTGGATCTGAAAAATGCCGTCGAGATGGCGGAATCTTTGAAGGCCGTTTTTTCAGATCATACGGTCGGGCTTCTCCATGGGCGGATGAATCCGGCGGAAAAAGAGGGGATCATGGATCGATTCAAAAAGAACGAGGTGCAAATTCTGGTTTCAACAACGGTTATCGAGGTGGGGGTCGATGTTCCGAATGCCACGGTGATGGTGGTCGAGCATGCGGAGCGGTTTGGACTTTCGCAATTGCATCAGCTCCGTGGACGGGTGGGACGCGGGGGAGAGCAATCGTATTGCCTGTTGATAGCCGGCTACGCCCAGTCGGAGGAGACCCGCTATCGCCTCAAGGCGATGGAAGAGACCAACGACGGATTCAAAATCGCCGAAGAAGATTTGAAAATCCGCGGCCCGGGCGATTATCTGGGGACACGGCAGTCAGGCCTGCCGGAATTTCGTCTGGCGCATTTGATTCGTGACGGTCATCTGCTGAATGCCGCACGGAAGAGGGCGTTTCAAATCATTGAAGAGGATCCTGGATTGGAGAAGGACGAACATCGGCTCCTCAAAAAAATTCTGGCGCAGAGGTGGGAGGGAAAATTGGAGCTTGCTGACGTCTCGTGA
- the nadB gene encoding L-aspartate oxidase yields the protein MTIKTDVLIIGSGIAGLSSALKLADRFRVAVVTKREAMESNTRYAQGGIASVMSSADNFESHMKDTLTAGAGLCRRNVVEKIIGDGPRLIRELLKWGAKFSKKDRNEFDLGREGGHSRRRVLHSADTTGAMLESALLKSAAKTKKIRLFEFHTAIDLITTRKINGWGAGNRCLGAYVLDTKSGEIKVFEAGATLLATGGAGKAYLYTTNPDIATGDGLAMAYRAGAGMANLEFVQFHPTCLYNPGAWAPVTDRVGRQAGRAGAAGKGIPKERIFLISEALRGEGAKLLLADGERFMEKCHPMKELAPRDVVARAIDSEMKRTGAPYVLLDISHKKGAFIKKRFPHIYDTCKKSGYDPARGPIPVVPAAHYFCGGVVVDGEGKTEIGSLYAIGETACTGLHGANRLASNSLLEGVATADYASQAIIRDLPKTKKTGTAIPPWDPGKAVDSNEAVVITQNWDEIRRFMWNYVGIVRTDKIRNLKEEIREYYWNFKITRDLVELRNLADVAEMIIDCAMARKESRGLHYNLDYPEPKESEKKDTVIRHTPL from the coding sequence ATGACAATAAAAACGGATGTCTTAATCATCGGAAGCGGAATTGCCGGTTTAAGCTCTGCGCTCAAGCTGGCCGATCGTTTTCGCGTCGCCGTTGTCACCAAGCGCGAGGCGATGGAGAGCAACACCCGTTATGCCCAGGGGGGAATCGCCTCCGTGATGTCTTCAGCCGACAATTTTGAATCGCACATGAAAGACACGCTGACCGCCGGCGCCGGATTGTGCCGCCGCAATGTCGTGGAAAAAATTATCGGCGACGGGCCCCGGCTGATCCGGGAACTCTTGAAATGGGGGGCCAAATTTTCCAAAAAGGACCGGAACGAATTCGACCTCGGCCGAGAGGGGGGGCACTCCCGGCGCCGTGTTCTTCATTCGGCCGACACCACCGGCGCCATGCTCGAATCGGCCCTCTTAAAGTCAGCCGCAAAAACCAAAAAAATCCGCCTCTTTGAATTTCACACCGCCATCGACCTCATCACAACCCGAAAAATAAACGGATGGGGCGCCGGCAACCGCTGTCTGGGGGCCTACGTGCTCGATACAAAAAGCGGAGAGATCAAGGTCTTTGAGGCGGGGGCGACCCTCCTGGCGACCGGCGGCGCCGGCAAGGCCTATCTTTACACCACCAATCCGGATATCGCCACCGGCGATGGGCTGGCCATGGCGTACCGGGCGGGGGCAGGCATGGCGAATCTCGAGTTTGTCCAGTTCCACCCGACCTGCCTCTACAACCCGGGCGCTTGGGCGCCGGTAACCGACAGGGTCGGCCGCCAGGCCGGCAGGGCCGGTGCCGCCGGAAAGGGAATCCCGAAAGAACGCATTTTCCTCATCTCCGAGGCCCTTCGCGGCGAAGGAGCGAAACTTCTCCTGGCCGACGGAGAGCGGTTCATGGAGAAATGCCACCCGATGAAGGAGCTGGCCCCGCGCGACGTCGTGGCGCGGGCGATCGACTCGGAGATGAAACGGACCGGCGCCCCCTATGTTTTGCTCGATATTTCCCACAAAAAAGGGGCCTTCATCAAAAAACGGTTTCCGCATATTTACGATACCTGCAAAAAATCGGGCTACGATCCGGCGCGCGGCCCCATCCCGGTCGTTCCGGCGGCCCACTATTTTTGCGGCGGCGTTGTCGTTGACGGGGAGGGAAAAACGGAGATCGGGTCGCTCTACGCAATCGGCGAGACCGCCTGCACCGGATTGCACGGGGCCAACCGGCTTGCCTCCAACTCGCTTTTGGAAGGGGTGGCAACGGCCGATTACGCGTCTCAAGCCATCATCCGGGACCTCCCAAAAACAAAAAAGACGGGCACGGCCATCCCGCCATGGGACCCCGGAAAGGCCGTGGATTCCAACGAGGCGGTCGTCATCACCCAAAACTGGGACGAGATCCGGCGCTTCATGTGGAATTATGTCGGCATCGTCCGCACCGACAAAATCCGGAATCTCAAGGAAGAAATCCGGGAATACTACTGGAATTTCAAGATCACCCGGGATCTGGTCGAACTGCGCAACCTAGCCGACGTGGCGGAGATGATCATCGACTGCGCCATGGCCCGAAAGGAATCGCGGGGGCTTCATTATAATCTCGATTATCCTGAACCGAAAGAATCGGAGAAAAAAGACACGGTGATTCGCCACACCCCTTTGTAA
- the pyrE gene encoding orotate phosphoribosyltransferase, producing the protein MNPRERLKELLLKLSYEQKEVTLASGRKSDFYFDARQTALNPEGARLLGELFFERIQKENPPVEAVGGPTLGADPLVTSVALVSHLRKKPLPAFIIRKEPKKHGTLNWIEGFKNLRPGMRVVLLEDVITTGKSSLEAAQRALEAGLEVAGIFAVIDREEGGREAIEKAGYELKVLFTKSELLS; encoded by the coding sequence ATGAATCCGCGCGAACGCCTTAAGGAACTTCTTTTAAAACTTTCCTACGAGCAAAAAGAGGTCACACTCGCCTCCGGCCGGAAAAGCGATTTTTATTTTGACGCCAGACAGACGGCGTTGAATCCGGAGGGGGCGCGGTTGTTGGGAGAACTGTTCTTTGAAAGAATCCAAAAGGAGAATCCGCCGGTTGAGGCGGTGGGGGGGCCTACCCTGGGGGCTGACCCGCTGGTCACGTCAGTTGCCCTTGTCAGCCATTTGAGAAAAAAACCGCTTCCCGCTTTCATCATCCGCAAGGAGCCCAAAAAACATGGGACCTTGAACTGGATCGAGGGATTTAAAAATTTGCGCCCCGGCATGCGGGTGGTTCTGCTGGAAGATGTGATCACCACCGGAAAAAGTTCTCTGGAGGCCGCCCAAAGGGCCCTTGAAGCCGGCCTTGAAGTCGCCGGTATTTTTGCCGTCATCGACCGCGAGGAGGGGGGGCGCGAGGCGATTGAAAAGGCGGGATACGAACTGAAAGTGTTGTTTACGAAAAGCGAGCTTTTGAGTTAG
- the lipA gene encoding lipoyl synthase gives MKPPWLKKKLSLTALQPMQKKLRALNLHTVCEEARCPNISECFARGIATIMIMGEVCTRACKFCAVATGRPKSLDPADPRRVAHWASSLGLKHLVITSVDRDDLPDLGAGHFAETVRQIRRENPGMIVEVLTPDFQGKGELISQVAGTGPEIYNHNLETVQRLTPRVRSASKYARSLSVISHVKKNFPRQFTKSGLMLGLGEEEEEVIGAMRDLVESGCDLLTLGQYLQPTPKHLPVVEYIHPDRFNTFKQIGEEIGFRAVFSGPFVRSSYMAENFLKAARESKGSSTTPPPYNLLK, from the coding sequence ATGAAACCCCCCTGGCTCAAAAAAAAATTATCGCTCACCGCCCTTCAGCCGATGCAGAAAAAACTCCGTGCCTTAAACCTTCACACGGTCTGTGAGGAAGCCCGGTGCCCCAACATCTCCGAGTGCTTCGCCCGGGGAATCGCCACCATCATGATCATGGGGGAGGTTTGCACGCGGGCCTGCAAATTCTGCGCGGTGGCGACCGGGAGGCCAAAATCGCTTGATCCGGCCGACCCCCGCCGCGTCGCCCACTGGGCCTCCTCGCTTGGCTTGAAGCATCTGGTCATCACTTCGGTGGATCGCGACGATCTCCCCGATTTGGGGGCGGGACATTTTGCGGAGACCGTCCGGCAGATCCGAAGAGAAAATCCGGGAATGATTGTCGAAGTGCTGACCCCCGATTTTCAGGGGAAGGGGGAACTGATTTCTCAAGTCGCCGGGACGGGGCCGGAAATTTACAATCACAATCTCGAAACCGTTCAAAGGCTCACCCCCCGGGTTCGCTCTGCCTCCAAGTATGCCCGCTCTCTTTCGGTTATTTCCCATGTGAAAAAAAATTTTCCCCGTCAATTCACCAAATCGGGCCTGATGCTGGGATTGGGGGAGGAAGAGGAAGAGGTGATCGGCGCGATGAGAGATCTGGTTGAAAGCGGATGCGATCTACTCACTTTGGGGCAATATCTCCAACCGACCCCCAAACATCTGCCGGTTGTCGAGTACATTCATCCTGACCGTTTCAACACCTTCAAACAAATAGGAGAAGAAATCGGCTTTCGGGCGGTCTTTTCCGGTCCCTTTGTCCGTTCATCATATATGGCGGAGAATTTTTTAAAAGCGGCGCGTGAGTCGAAGGGCTCCTCCACCACCCCACCACCTTATAATCTCCTAAAATAG
- a CDS encoding amino acid permease yields the protein MPPLLVIINLVLIGGAIFLFLRPKLLLQFRGGKLYLTWLAIGVITLMDELTSVFYAPAEAWRFIGLYALFFLPFMSLFIHYMTTRMVEIAEILDAHSLKGGGVYNFSYLVLGPVISFVAVSSIMVDYVLTACISAVSAVENAASLFGMTSGGKLVAALLLVWGVAGLNIMGIRANARATFGIFLATALVFVNLIALGVLDLSPENMTVIGSGIGETFSRFRSQNFLHSFTFFIASASSCILAYSGVESVMQTASLVRNWKTVSRAYIFLGLTVGIVTPVVSLLVLSNGRIDFAAHETDLITHYASMIGGGWFSAVVAMTAGVTLLMAVNTAFVATSELIERVAHRYGFFGIIRTNRHASLYRVHLMNAVFYSAVIFFTQGKQATLAGMYAVGLVATFVINLASLLLYRYIKGTKEVRLYNVSRVGTFLFFVVMLSCFVYLSWHKPAGFFLWLGVTVVSLAVGILGTRKRAPELVEIERGETPMDVLLFLGESKQKNVHLYFKRPFDTPQEKAYDTTVFITFYSPRQKIPPRVGANHFRIPFKRASIYQNTVAVLDLLVYEAPHLNITVHFGWPTSSWYDRLSIGVMMFQLMRLPRLFPGLNFRIERFKSMSGRPDLNR from the coding sequence ATGCCCCCCCTTCTTGTCATCATAAACCTCGTCCTGATCGGCGGCGCCATTTTTCTTTTCCTGCGCCCCAAACTCCTTCTCCAGTTCCGCGGCGGCAAGCTCTACCTCACCTGGCTGGCCATCGGGGTCATCACGCTGATGGACGAATTGACAAGCGTTTTTTACGCCCCGGCGGAGGCTTGGCGTTTTATCGGCCTGTATGCGCTTTTTTTCCTGCCGTTCATGTCGCTCTTTATCCACTACATGACCACCCGGATGGTGGAGATCGCCGAAATTCTGGACGCCCACAGCCTGAAAGGCGGGGGTGTTTACAATTTTTCGTATCTGGTGCTGGGGCCGGTCATCTCCTTTGTCGCGGTTTCATCGATCATGGTCGATTACGTGCTGACTGCCTGCATCTCGGCGGTCAGCGCGGTGGAGAACGCCGCGTCGCTTTTCGGCATGACATCGGGGGGAAAGCTTGTCGCCGCGCTTTTGCTGGTCTGGGGTGTGGCGGGCTTGAACATCATGGGCATCCGCGCCAATGCCCGTGCCACCTTCGGCATCTTTCTGGCCACCGCGCTGGTGTTTGTCAACCTGATTGCGCTGGGGGTGCTGGATCTGTCTCCGGAAAATATGACGGTCATCGGTTCGGGAATCGGCGAGACTTTTTCCCGTTTCCGGTCGCAGAATTTTCTCCACAGCTTCACCTTTTTTATCGCTTCCGCCTCCAGTTGTATTCTGGCCTATTCCGGCGTCGAGTCGGTCATGCAGACGGCAAGTCTTGTCCGCAACTGGAAAACGGTGAGCCGGGCCTATATTTTTCTGGGTTTAACGGTCGGCATTGTCACGCCGGTAGTCTCCCTTCTGGTTCTCTCCAACGGCCGGATCGACTTCGCGGCGCATGAGACCGATCTGATCACCCATTATGCCTCGATGATCGGCGGCGGCTGGTTTTCGGCGGTCGTGGCCATGACCGCCGGCGTCACCCTGTTGATGGCGGTCAACACCGCCTTTGTGGCCACCAGTGAATTAATCGAAAGGGTGGCGCATCGCTACGGTTTTTTCGGCATTATCAGAACCAACCGTCACGCCTCGCTTTACCGTGTCCACCTGATGAATGCGGTTTTTTATTCCGCCGTCATCTTTTTTACCCAGGGGAAACAGGCGACTCTGGCGGGAATGTACGCCGTGGGCCTGGTGGCCACATTCGTCATCAATCTCGCCTCGCTGTTGCTGTATCGTTACATCAAGGGGACAAAAGAGGTCCGGCTCTACAACGTCAGCCGCGTTGGGACCTTTCTTTTCTTTGTCGTGATGCTTTCCTGTTTTGTGTATCTTTCCTGGCACAAGCCGGCCGGATTTTTCCTGTGGCTGGGAGTGACCGTTGTCTCACTGGCTGTGGGCATTTTGGGGACGCGCAAGCGGGCGCCGGAACTGGTGGAAATCGAACGGGGCGAGACGCCGATGGATGTCCTCCTTTTTCTGGGCGAATCGAAGCAGAAAAATGTGCATCTTTATTTCAAGCGGCCGTTCGATACCCCGCAGGAAAAGGCCTACGATACCACGGTGTTTATCACCTTTTATTCCCCCCGCCAGAAGATTCCGCCGCGTGTCGGCGCCAACCATTTTCGAATCCCGTTCAAGCGGGCAAGCATCTATCAGAACACCGTGGCCGTTCTTGACCTTTTGGTCTACGAGGCGCCGCACTTGAACATCACCGTCCATTTCGGCTGGCCCACGTCCTCCTGGTACGACCGCCTTTCCATCGGCGTCATGATGTTCCAGCTGATGCGTCTGCCGCGGCTTTTTCCGGGTCTGAATTTCCGGATTGAAAGGTTCAAGTCGATGTCGGGGCGACCGGATTTGAACCGGTGA
- the dksA gene encoding RNA polymerase-binding protein DksA, with amino-acid sequence MNKKELKKFRELLEERRQDILTQAESTKEKGMVFDPDDLPDEVDLAASEADQSMNLRLRDRERVLLRKVDKAIQKIEAGEYGICESCGEEIGAKRLLARPVTDLCIKCKEEQERVERSYAES; translated from the coding sequence ATGAATAAAAAAGAACTCAAAAAATTCAGGGAACTTTTAGAAGAACGCCGTCAGGATATCCTGACCCAGGCCGAATCGACCAAGGAGAAGGGGATGGTGTTCGACCCCGACGATCTGCCGGACGAGGTCGATCTGGCCGCCTCCGAGGCCGACCAGTCGATGAACTTGAGGCTCCGCGACCGCGAAAGGGTTCTGCTCCGCAAGGTGGACAAGGCCATCCAGAAAATCGAGGCGGGCGAATACGGAATCTGCGAAAGTTGCGGCGAAGAAATCGGCGCCAAGCGCCTTTTGGCCCGCCCCGTGACCGATTTGTGCATCAAGTGCAAGGAGGAACAGGAAAGGGTGGAAAGGTCGTACGCCGAGTCATGA
- a CDS encoding arsenate reductase ArsC yields the protein MKVLFLCTGNSCRSQMAEGLAKALGPKGREFKSAGIMPSGVHPRTIESMREIGIDISGQTSKRVDEKLLAWADHVITLCDSAKACVHVPPPKKSTHWSIPDPVGTAGDETRILKSFAKTRDIIRGHLEEFFYPKK from the coding sequence ATGAAAGTCCTTTTCCTCTGCACCGGAAATTCCTGCCGATCGCAAATGGCGGAGGGGCTGGCAAAGGCGCTCGGCCCGAAGGGCCGGGAATTCAAAAGCGCCGGCATCATGCCTTCGGGGGTCCACCCCCGCACCATCGAGTCGATGCGCGAGATCGGCATTGATATTTCCGGGCAGACCTCCAAGCGGGTCGATGAAAAATTGCTTGCCTGGGCCGACCATGTCATCACCCTCTGCGATTCGGCCAAAGCCTGCGTCCATGTCCCTCCCCCCAAAAAATCCACCCACTGGTCCATCCCCGATCCGGTGGGAACCGCGGGGGACGAAACCCGAATCCTCAAATCCTTCGCCAAAACGCGCGACATTATCCGCGGACATCTGGAGGAATTTTTTTACCCAAAAAAATAA
- the pgsA gene encoding CDP-diacylglycerol--glycerol-3-phosphate 3-phosphatidyltransferase, with product MSPINRKILFNVPNVMSLGRMGSIPIVMVFLLLQGPHRSDDENRLFALLSAIPFIAAGIFDLVDGYWARKYGQVSTMGKFIDPMADKLIHMTVMIMLIPMERFPAWLCVVLLFREFLITGLRSVAAGEGVIIAAAELGKQKTAWMNFGLSGLLLYYPVFGVSVYSAGWICVGVGVFFNVVSGVQYVVKFLEAKK from the coding sequence ATGTCTCCCATCAACCGCAAGATTCTCTTTAACGTTCCCAACGTGATGTCTCTGGGGCGGATGGGCTCGATTCCGATCGTCATGGTTTTTCTTTTGCTTCAGGGACCGCATCGTTCCGACGACGAGAACCGTCTTTTTGCCCTCCTTTCCGCCATTCCCTTCATCGCCGCCGGGATTTTCGATCTCGTTGACGGCTACTGGGCAAGAAAATACGGCCAGGTGAGCACGATGGGAAAATTCATCGACCCCATGGCCGACAAGCTTATCCACATGACGGTGATGATCATGCTGATTCCGATGGAGCGGTTTCCCGCCTGGCTTTGCGTGGTCCTGCTGTTCCGCGAATTTCTCATCACCGGCTTGAGGTCGGTGGCGGCAGGCGAGGGGGTCATCATTGCGGCGGCGGAACTGGGAAAGCAGAAGACCGCCTGGATGAATTTCGGGCTTTCGGGGCTTTTGCTGTATTATCCGGTTTTCGGCGTCAGTGTCTATTCGGCCGGCTGGATTTGCGTCGGTGTCGGCGTCTTTTTTAATGTTGTATCCGGCGTTCAGTATGTGGTGAAGTTTTTGGAAGCAAAGAAATAA
- a CDS encoding DUF721 domain-containing protein gives MTSKKPDFQRVDSILAGTLKGLNLEEKFRVYPVWKKWTEIVGETVSSRAQPDYVTGQTLVVSVTHPVWMNELELQKEILLSKINALDLATPIGDIRFRLRK, from the coding sequence ATGACCTCAAAAAAACCGGATTTTCAGCGGGTTGATTCGATTCTTGCGGGGACCTTGAAGGGCCTCAACCTCGAGGAAAAATTCAGGGTCTATCCCGTCTGGAAAAAATGGACGGAAATTGTCGGCGAAACCGTCTCAAGCCGGGCCCAACCCGATTATGTGACGGGCCAGACCCTTGTGGTTTCGGTAACCCATCCTGTCTGGATGAACGAACTCGAACTGCAAAAGGAGATTCTCCTCTCAAAAATCAACGCACTCGACCTTGCCACGCCCATCGGCGATATCCGCTTCCGGCTCCGAAAATAA